The Pseudomonas sp. Marseille-Q3773 DNA window GCCGAAGCCGGACGGGAAGTGCTGGTGCTCGAGCGTGGCCCCTGGCGCGACACGGTGCCCAACCGCTCGCTCGGTATCAAGAACCTGGCGCCCCTGCCCCAAGGCGCCAAGGCTTACACCCATGGTCTGCGCAGCTTGGGGTCACACCGCCTGAAACGCGATATCGTGTTGAACACGAAGGGCTTCGTCGAGGCTTACCACGGTGATGGTATCAACATTATCTGTTCATCGGGTGTAGGCGGTGGCAGCCACATCTATGCCGGCTTCATGGACCGCCCGCTGGTGCCTGGCTACTGGGACGGCCGCCATCCAGCGTTGTGCAACGCGGACATGGAGCGTTACTACGCTGAGCTGCTGGAAACTTACCAAGCGCGGCCGCTGACCGCGCAAGACCAGGTACCCAACAGCATCGAGACGACCGATTACGACGGGACGCTGAAGTGTCTGGGCCATCCGGCCGTCGCATTCCTCATGGCTGAACGTCCCGGCCACCCCGCCAAGCGTGTCGACGCCAACGGTATCGAGCGCTGGGAATGCGACATGCAGAACAACAGCTTTCTCGGCTCCCCCTCCGGCGCCAAGACCACGCTTGATTTCTCGACCTTGTGGCCAGCGATGCAGAAAGGCCTGATGATCAATGCATTGTGCGAAGTCACGGGCATCCGACGCCTGGCCCAACCCACGGCTGATCGCATGCGCTATGAAGTCGCGTACCGGGACCACACTGCCAAACGAACGGAAACCGTCCTGGCCGAGCATGTCATCGTCGCTGCGGGTGGCCTTGGCAGCGTACGCTTGCTGCTCAAAAGCCGTGATGTCGATCGCGGTCTCGAAGGCATGCCGCGGCTAGGCATGCAATTTGGCGGCAACGGTGACTATTTCGGTCTGTGGAAGGAAAACAGCCGCAAGGACCTGTCCAAAGGCATGCCCATCGGCTCACCTTTCCGTCTCAAGGACTCCTGCAACTCGTCAGTTCTGGTTCTGCGCGCCAGCATCCAGGGCATTGCTGCCATACCCATGCCCTCTTTGCTCAAGGGATGGCTGCGCCGGCAGTCGGTGATCATCGCCTTCGGTGGCGACAACAACACCGGCAAAATGACCATGAAAAACGGGCGATTCAAGATTGCCTACAAGACAAGCGAAAATCCGATCTACCAGCAGATCGATGATGAGATAGCCGGCATCGAGCGCGCGACCAACACCAAGGTATACGCACCTCGCAACCCGGTTACCGTTCACCCGGTTGGCGGGGCCTGCCTGGGCGCCTCCATCTCTGATGGTGTTGTCGGCGCCAATGGCGAAGTATTCGACAACCCGGGCTTGTATGTGGCCGATGCCGCTGCACTCCCCGCTTCCCCGGGTGGCGCACCCAGCCTGACGATCGCTGCCTGGTCGGCGAACGTGGCAGACCGCCTGATCGCCGCCTTGCGCGAACGCGACGGCCGGGCCGATGTTTCGCTCAATGCCTCGACAGCGCCAACCGGCCAAGAGGCCTGAGCCATGGGGGATACAGTTGACGTCGTGGTCATCGGTAGCGGATTCGGTGGCGCGATCGCAGCCAAGCGCCTGGTCGAGGCTGGCTGCACAGTGGTGATGCTGGAGCGTGGACCCTGGCGTGATACGCTGCCCAACCGATCTATCGGCATGGCTGACCTGGCGCCGCTGCCGCAAGGCGCAAAGGCATTCACCCATGGACTGCGCTCGGTGCGATCACATCTGTCGAAACGGCAACTTCTGCTCAACCACAGGGGCTATGTCGAGGCGTACCACGGCGCTGGCATCAATGTAGTTTGCTCATCCAATGTAGGCGGCGGCAGCCATATTTACGCGGGCATGCTGGCAAGGCCATCGGATCCGTCCTACTGGGATGGCCACCACCCACAGGTCAACCAGGCCGGGATGGATCGCTATTACAGTGAAATCATCCAGCAACTGGGTGCAAGAGCCGCGACGGAAAGCGACCAGGTTCCCAACCGCATCAGCCTCACCGATCACGACGGTAAGCTTTCCTGCGAAGGCCTGCCCAACCCGCTGCTGGGGTTCCTGCTGCCGCAATCCCCCGGTGCCCCGGTAAAAGTGACCGATGCAAATGGCGTCGAACGCTGGGAATGCGACTATCTGAACAACAGCGTGCTTGGATCCTTCTCTGGCGCAAAAACCACGCTCGATTTCGCGGTGGTGTGGCCTGCGGTGAAGATGGGCCTGCTGGTCCACGATCTTTGCGAAGCAACCTCCATCGTCGCTTTGAAAAATGCCGTGCCGGGCACTGAGGGCTATGAGGTTCGCTATCACAACCACCGCGACGGCACACGGCAAAGCATCAAGGCCAGGCGCGTGGTGCTGGCCGCTGGCTGTTTGAATACCGTCTCGCTGCTTTTCAAAAGCCGGGACGAAGCCAGAGGTCTGCAGGGTATGCCAATGCTCGGGCAAAAATTCGGTACCAATGGAGGCTTCTTCGGGTTCTGGCGAGAAAACGCCCCAGCAGACTTGAGCCGCGGTTTGCCATTGAGCGGCCCGTTTCGCAGCAAACAATCCCCCAGCAAGCAGGCCCAGTTGCTGCGGGCGGCCATCCAGGGCATCGACGCGATACCGATGCCGCGCTGGCTCAGGCGTTGGTTCGGCAGGAACGCTTTCATCGTGGCACTTGGCAAGGACCGCAACAACGGTAGCATCACCTTCAACAAAGGAAGGCTCTCCATTCGCTATGACAAGGTAGAAAGCCCCGTTTACCAGGAAATCGAGTACGAGCGGCGCACGATCGAGCACACCACAGGTACCCGCATCTACGCCCCCCATGCCCCGATTACTGTGCAGCCTCTGGGCGGAGCGTGCCTGGGTGCCACTGCCGATGATGGGGTGGTTGGCGCTAACGGCGAGATATTCGACAATCCTGGTTTGTATGTGGCTGACGCCGCCGCGCTGCCAGAGTCGCCGGGCCGTCCGCCGAGCCTGACCATTGCGGTATGGGCCACTCATGTTGCGGACTGCCTCATAGCCGAGACTTGGCGAGAACAGGCAGGTCAGCCAATGCAGGATGGCCTGTCGTGAAAAGTCGGTTGTTCCTGCTTGGCCAATACCTGCTGCCTCATCATGCCCTGTCGAGGTTGACCGGTTATTTTGCGAAGTGCAGGGTGCCATGGTTCAAGAACCAGGTCATTCGCTGCTTCATCAGGTGGTTTGACGTAGACATGCGTGCCGCTATTGGCGATGGCCCCGAGGATTATGAACATTTTGACGCGTTCTTCACCCGGCCGCTGAAATCCGGGGCAAGGCCGCTGCAAGGAGGAGACGGCAGCGTGATCAGCCCGGCCGATGGAGTAATCAGCCAGATTGGCGCGATCGACGGGGACCGCTTGTTCCAGGCTAAAGGACACACCTACACCCTTGGCCAACTTCTGGGGGGTAACGCTGCTCTGGCAGGCCTTTTCCAGGACGGGCGGTTCGTCACCATCTACCTGTCACCGCGAGACTACCACCGCGTCCACATGCCGCTGACAGGAACGCTGCGAACCATGATTCACGTACCGGGAAAGCTGTTCTCGGTGAACCCTCTTACGGTATCGAAAGTCCCGAACCTGTTTGCCCGCAATGAACGCGTCATTTGTGTGTTTGATACACACGCTGGCCCGATGGCCGTCGTGCTTGTAGGTGCCATGATCGTGGCATCGATCACTACAGTATGGGCAGGATCCATACAGTCGTCGGGTAGCGATGTGACCACCGTTCACTACGAAACAGGCAAAAATGCGCTCAAGCTGGCACGCGGTGTCGAACTGGGACGCTTTGGTCTTGGCTCCACCGTGATCGTGGTTTTCGGCGCAAGGGCTATCGACTGGATTGCATCGACGGTCGAAAGTCAGCCACTGCGTGTAGGTGAACAGCTAGGGCTGGTCGTCAGTGGTTGATGCCTCATCATGGCGCTGGTGTGCCAGCGCCTCGTTGGTCCGTTACCGGCACGTAGCCAACGCTTCGGTCGGCATCAGCGAATGTAGCTGCCGCCGTTAACGTCCAGCGTCGCCCCGTTCAACGAAGCCTGAGACGGCCGCATGACGAATGCCACGAGCTCGGCGATTTCTGCCGGGGCGGCCATGCGTCCAATTGGGATATCGCTCACTGCCGCAGCTTCGCCGTGCTGAGCGACAAACTGCTCGGCCATCTCGGTACGCACCCATCCTGGCGCAATGGCTACAGCCACGATCCCCTGATCAGCGACGCTGCGGGCCAGGGATTTGGTGAGATTGATCAGCGCAGCCTTGCTGGAACCGTAAGGCAATGCGTCGGCGGCATAGCCCCGCTGGGCTGCCCGGCTGGCCATGTTGATGATACGGCCGCCGCCTTGGGCACGGAAATGGGCCACCGCTTCACGACACAGGTCCGCAGCAGCGAAGAAATTGATCTGGAACTCCCGGCGCCAGGCAGCACGCCATTGGGTGTGATCGGCGGACATCGGGACTTCCGTACGAATCCCGGCATTGTTGACCAGACCATGAATGCGACCGCCAGCCAGTTCCAGAGCCTTCTGCCAAAGTTGTTCCGGTCCGCTTTCATCGCTGAGGTCACCCTGGACAATCCAGCCTTGACCCTGCACGCCATCAAGCACACGCTGCGCGCCGACTGCATCACGACTGAAATGGATCAGCACGCGGGCTCCCTCCGCCACCAGTCGTTCAACGACTGCTGCGCCGATGCCTCCCGTGGCGCCAGTGACCAGAACAGTCTGTCCCGCTAACGGGTGTGCAGTATTACTCATGGGTATCCACCGTGTTGTAGGCAATGAAGGCCCGCCACCCACTACCAAGGCAGCAGGCCGTGATCACATTATTTCGCTTCCGCGTTCGCAGCAGCCGAAGCCTTGTCGACCAGACGCTGGATTTCCCCTGTCTCGCGACGTTGCTGCAGGTAGATGTTCAGGACCTGCAGGTCTGCGGGGGATATGTCTCGGCGCACACCGAAGGAAACGCCCTGCTTGGCCAGTGCTGGTTTGGGAAGGATTTCACGCGTCCAGCCCGGGTTGGCGACCGCGAACAGATGGTTGGTATCGCTGGCGTCGACCAGCACATCGGCGCGCTTGGACATTACCGCCAGGCGTACTTCATCCATGCCCGGCAAGCGCATGATCTTGCCGTTCTTGATCACCGATGAAATCGCCTTGTCCTGAGCCGTGCCTGACATTACTGCAAAGGTGACGTCCGGCTTATCCAGCGCAGAGATATCGTCCTTGACGTCGCTGACCTTGGGGTTCTCCTTGTTGACCAACAGCGAAACCTGATAGTCAGTGGCCGGCACGCTGAAGGCCACTGCCAGCGCCCGCTCCGGGGTCTGGTTGAGCGCCATGGCCATATCCCACTTGTTACTTTGCAGGCCGGCGACCAGGTTATCCCAGTTGGTATCCACGAACGAAACTTTCACCTTGAGTACCTTTTCGCCAAAGTCCTTGCACAGGTCGACAAAGTAACCGCTGTACTCACCTGTCTTGGCGTCTCGCATCACATAAGGCGCCGCCACGGCGGCCCCGCACCGGAGCTCGCCTGCCTTCTGGATATCCTTCCAGACCGAGGCTTCTTCTGCTTGTGCGCAGGCCTGCGCCAACAGGGCTGCACAAAAAGACGCACCCACGACAATTGCTTTGAGGGACGAGCGAATAGGAAGAACCATTTTTAGCCTCACTGAATAATCTTTGTTGTTCTGGCAGGTAAGGAACGGCACGGAATGCATGCGATTTTGTGTGCATGGCTGCATTCACATTAAAAAGGAACTTCGTGGCTGTCAACACTGAGATCACCGCAAATATTTCGGAATAGAGCGGATAAAAACTTTCAATATTGCGCAATAAAAATCGTACCTAAAGGTGAGTAGAAACAGATTTAACTCACCCTAAGTTCGGCACAAGCTTTGTATATCGAATCGATTGGAGAATCAGCAATGAGCCTCACAGATGATCTGGTGCGCTTGAAACACCAGGAAGAAACGCTGCAATTCACGCGGTTCGATGAGACGACCGCCTGGCAGTTGGGCGCGTACCTGCATCGCCACGCTTGCGAGCGATCACTACCATTGATCGTGGATGTCCGGCGCTTCGATAGACCGCTGTTTCTTGCCACCACCCCCGGCGTCACCTCCGATAGCGTTGAATGGATCAGAAGAAAATCCAACACCGTTCAGCGCTTCCTGCGCAGTTCCTATCGGCTCAAATACCAGCTGGCGCTTGAGAAACAAGACATTACCCAGCGCTACTTTCTATCCCCTGCGGACTATGCAAGTGCCGGTGGCGGGTTCCCGATCAGCATTCGAGGCACCGGCGTGATCGGTTCGGTCAGTGTCTCCGGTTTGCCCGAACGAGCTGACCATCAGCTGATTGTGGAGGCGCTCTGCGCACTGCTGGGGCACGATCCGATCCCCCTCATGCTCGGCGAGGCATGCCCTTTCTCAGGATGATCCACGGGCACGCAGGGTTAAATGCTGACCAATGCCAGTACCGGGCGAGGCGACGAGCGTTGCCTGCGTCGCATTCCATGCTCAGTCTTCCGGATCGGTCGGCACAGCCAACCCGGTTTTGACATTGCTCATTGACACCAATGTCTTGAAGCGCTTGACGTTGTTGTTCTGAAAAAAAAGCGCCCTGGTCAATTGCGTGTACTGCTCCATGTTCTTGACCAGCATGATCAATACGAAATCACACTCCCCTGCCACGTAGTAGCACTGTTGAACCTGTGGACACGCCATGAACGTCTTTTTCATTTCGTCCAGTAGTTCCAACCGCTCACTTTCTACCTCAACCTCGGTGATGACCGTCAGCATGTAACCCAGGCTCGCCGGATTCACCTGTGCCACCGTGCGCTGAATGACCCCTTCGCTGCCCAATTTCTTCAAGCGCCGATTGACCGCCGCCGACGACAGGTTCACCTGCTCGCCAAGATCAATCTGCGATGTAGTTGCATCGCGCTGGACGACCTCCAGCAGGGCACGGTCAAACGAATCAAGGCTCATGGTCAGCTCGTAATGGATCGCTTGGTTTAAACGCTCAAACGCAATAAAACTACGCAATCCGGCTCAAAATCAAGCTTTCTTGCACTTCGAAAGGAATATCATTTTTGCTATAACCCCAGAACAACAACGCGAAGGAGCGGCATCCGCCCTTCGCACTGCGGAGATGACGATGAGCAATGTGCCTGGCTTGCAATTGAATGGTGCGAAGTTTCTGCAGCAAATAAAGACCTTGGCCGATATCGGTGTTGACCTGACCCATGGCGGCAGGACGCGTATCGCGCTCAGCGATGCGGAAAAAGCTGGCCGTGATCAATTGGTGGCCTGGATGCGCGAGCTTGAACTGGACATCCAGGTTGATCGTGTCGGCAATATTTTCGGTTCGCTGCGCAGCGCAG harbors:
- a CDS encoding GMC oxidoreductase, giving the protein MLTRNAIRGLTMQRKVEVLIVGSGFGGAIAARRLAEAGREVLVLERGPWRDTVPNRSLGIKNLAPLPQGAKAYTHGLRSLGSHRLKRDIVLNTKGFVEAYHGDGINIICSSGVGGGSHIYAGFMDRPLVPGYWDGRHPALCNADMERYYAELLETYQARPLTAQDQVPNSIETTDYDGTLKCLGHPAVAFLMAERPGHPAKRVDANGIERWECDMQNNSFLGSPSGAKTTLDFSTLWPAMQKGLMINALCEVTGIRRLAQPTADRMRYEVAYRDHTAKRTETVLAEHVIVAAGGLGSVRLLLKSRDVDRGLEGMPRLGMQFGGNGDYFGLWKENSRKDLSKGMPIGSPFRLKDSCNSSVLVLRASIQGIAAIPMPSLLKGWLRRQSVIIAFGGDNNTGKMTMKNGRFKIAYKTSENPIYQQIDDEIAGIERATNTKVYAPRNPVTVHPVGGACLGASISDGVVGANGEVFDNPGLYVADAAALPASPGGAPSLTIAAWSANVADRLIAALRERDGRADVSLNASTAPTGQEA
- a CDS encoding Lrp/AsnC family transcriptional regulator; this translates as MSLDSFDRALLEVVQRDATTSQIDLGEQVNLSSAAVNRRLKKLGSEGVIQRTVAQVNPASLGYMLTVITEVEVESERLELLDEMKKTFMACPQVQQCYYVAGECDFVLIMLVKNMEQYTQLTRALFFQNNNVKRFKTLVSMSNVKTGLAVPTDPED
- a CDS encoding SDR family oxidoreductase; its protein translation is MSNTAHPLAGQTVLVTGATGGIGAAVVERLVAEGARVLIHFSRDAVGAQRVLDGVQGQGWIVQGDLSDESGPEQLWQKALELAGGRIHGLVNNAGIRTEVPMSADHTQWRAAWRREFQINFFAAADLCREAVAHFRAQGGGRIINMASRAAQRGYAADALPYGSSKAALINLTKSLARSVADQGIVAVAIAPGWVRTEMAEQFVAQHGEAAAVSDIPIGRMAAPAEIAELVAFVMRPSQASLNGATLDVNGGSYIR
- the asd gene encoding archaetidylserine decarboxylase (Phosphatidylserine decarboxylase is synthesized as a single chain precursor. Generation of the pyruvoyl active site from a Ser is coupled to cleavage of a Gly-Ser bond between the larger (beta) and smaller (alpha chains). It is an integral membrane protein.), producing the protein MKSRLFLLGQYLLPHHALSRLTGYFAKCRVPWFKNQVIRCFIRWFDVDMRAAIGDGPEDYEHFDAFFTRPLKSGARPLQGGDGSVISPADGVISQIGAIDGDRLFQAKGHTYTLGQLLGGNAALAGLFQDGRFVTIYLSPRDYHRVHMPLTGTLRTMIHVPGKLFSVNPLTVSKVPNLFARNERVICVFDTHAGPMAVVLVGAMIVASITTVWAGSIQSSGSDVTTVHYETGKNALKLARGVELGRFGLGSTVIVVFGARAIDWIASTVESQPLRVGEQLGLVVSG
- a CDS encoding transporter substrate-binding domain-containing protein translates to MHSVPFLTCQNNKDYSVRLKMVLPIRSSLKAIVVGASFCAALLAQACAQAEEASVWKDIQKAGELRCGAAVAAPYVMRDAKTGEYSGYFVDLCKDFGEKVLKVKVSFVDTNWDNLVAGLQSNKWDMAMALNQTPERALAVAFSVPATDYQVSLLVNKENPKVSDVKDDISALDKPDVTFAVMSGTAQDKAISSVIKNGKIMRLPGMDEVRLAVMSKRADVLVDASDTNHLFAVANPGWTREILPKPALAKQGVSFGVRRDISPADLQVLNIYLQQRRETGEIQRLVDKASAAANAEAK
- a CDS encoding heme-degrading domain-containing protein — its product is MSLTDDLVRLKHQEETLQFTRFDETTAWQLGAYLHRHACERSLPLIVDVRRFDRPLFLATTPGVTSDSVEWIRRKSNTVQRFLRSSYRLKYQLALEKQDITQRYFLSPADYASAGGGFPISIRGTGVIGSVSVSGLPERADHQLIVEALCALLGHDPIPLMLGEACPFSG
- a CDS encoding GMC oxidoreductase — protein: MGDTVDVVVIGSGFGGAIAAKRLVEAGCTVVMLERGPWRDTLPNRSIGMADLAPLPQGAKAFTHGLRSVRSHLSKRQLLLNHRGYVEAYHGAGINVVCSSNVGGGSHIYAGMLARPSDPSYWDGHHPQVNQAGMDRYYSEIIQQLGARAATESDQVPNRISLTDHDGKLSCEGLPNPLLGFLLPQSPGAPVKVTDANGVERWECDYLNNSVLGSFSGAKTTLDFAVVWPAVKMGLLVHDLCEATSIVALKNAVPGTEGYEVRYHNHRDGTRQSIKARRVVLAAGCLNTVSLLFKSRDEARGLQGMPMLGQKFGTNGGFFGFWRENAPADLSRGLPLSGPFRSKQSPSKQAQLLRAAIQGIDAIPMPRWLRRWFGRNAFIVALGKDRNNGSITFNKGRLSIRYDKVESPVYQEIEYERRTIEHTTGTRIYAPHAPITVQPLGGACLGATADDGVVGANGEIFDNPGLYVADAAALPESPGRPPSLTIAVWATHVADCLIAETWREQAGQPMQDGLS